One part of the Nitrospirae bacterium CG2_30_53_67 genome encodes these proteins:
- a CDS encoding UDP-N-acetyl-D-glucosamine dehydrogenase — MAQDKNPEKELTRKIKERSIRAGIIGLGYVGLPLAVEFAHAGYSVVGIDKDAEKVRCIQAGKSYIPDVSQKTLKEIVGKGLLTATEDFSALKDLDTVNICVPTPLRKTRDPDVSFIVNATEKIAAYLHPGQLIILESTTYPGTTEELVLPMLEQGGLKVGKDFFLSFSPERVDPGNQKYATRNTPKVVGGVTAKCTRLSVLFYAQAIDTVVPVSSTRVAEMVKLLENTFRNVNIGLVNELAMMCDKMKIDVWEVIDAAGTKPFGFMPFYPGPGLGGHCIPIDPFYLSWKAKQSGFEPRFIELAGEVNSKMPHHVVFKVMDAMNQQEKSLKGSRILLLGMAYKKDINDIRESPALDIMKLLKEKGARVSYHDPFIPRISLDGAKPIPSAPLNKKELGSYDCVVIVTNHSGIDYQAVARHASLIVDTRNALRKVRGKHIFRL, encoded by the coding sequence ATGGCACAGGACAAAAATCCGGAGAAAGAGTTAACACGTAAGATCAAGGAGCGCTCCATCCGGGCCGGCATTATCGGTCTGGGATACGTCGGGCTTCCCCTTGCGGTTGAATTTGCTCATGCCGGATATTCGGTGGTGGGGATCGACAAGGACGCAGAGAAGGTCCGCTGCATCCAAGCGGGGAAATCCTATATTCCGGACGTTTCGCAGAAGACCTTGAAGGAGATCGTCGGGAAAGGGCTTTTGACGGCGACCGAGGATTTCTCGGCGCTCAAAGATTTGGATACCGTCAACATCTGTGTGCCGACGCCCCTGAGGAAGACCCGGGACCCGGATGTCTCCTTTATCGTGAATGCTACGGAGAAGATCGCGGCATACCTCCATCCTGGGCAACTGATCATCCTGGAGAGCACCACCTACCCCGGAACCACGGAAGAACTGGTCCTTCCCATGCTGGAGCAGGGGGGGCTCAAGGTGGGGAAAGACTTCTTCCTCTCTTTCTCCCCGGAGAGGGTGGACCCGGGCAATCAGAAGTATGCCACCAGGAATACGCCCAAGGTGGTGGGAGGGGTCACTGCAAAATGCACCCGGCTATCGGTATTATTCTATGCACAGGCCATTGATACCGTCGTACCGGTCTCCTCCACGCGCGTGGCGGAGATGGTGAAGCTTCTGGAGAATACATTCCGGAACGTGAACATCGGTCTGGTCAATGAACTCGCTATGATGTGCGACAAGATGAAGATCGATGTCTGGGAAGTCATTGATGCCGCGGGGACCAAGCCCTTCGGGTTCATGCCGTTCTACCCGGGGCCGGGACTGGGCGGCCATTGTATCCCGATTGATCCCTTCTATCTCTCATGGAAGGCCAAACAGAGCGGTTTTGAGCCGAGGTTCATCGAGCTGGCCGGCGAGGTCAACAGCAAGATGCCGCATCACGTGGTATTCAAGGTGATGGATGCCATGAATCAGCAAGAGAAGAGCCTGAAGGGATCCAGGATCCTTCTCCTGGGGATGGCCTATAAAAAAGATATCAATGACATCAGGGAATCTCCGGCCCTGGATATCATGAAGCTCCTTAAGGAAAAGGGGGCCAGGGTTTCGTATCATGATCCCTTTATCCCCCGGATTTCTCTGGATGGCGCCAAGCCGATCCCATCGGCGCCGCTGAACAAGAAAGAGCTCGGTTCTTACGACTGTGTGGTCATCGTTACGAATCACAGCGGGATCGACTATCAGGC